Below is a window of Agrobacterium vitis DNA.
ACGAAACGAAGATTGGCGCAAACGTCTGACTTAAGGAATTGTTCCTCCTTAGGCCCGACGAGATGACAGGATCACAAGATCCATCGGCAATCCGTCAGCGTCAATGGTCCCCGGCCAGAAGCTTGGCCGCCGCCGCTCTTGCCTCATCCGTCACGGAAGCGCCTGCAAGCATCCGGGCGATTTCTTCGCGGCGATGGTCGGGGCCGATCATCGCAACTTGGGTGGCGATCTTTTCCGCATTGCCGCTGGCCGGTCCCTTGGAGATCAGCAGATGCGTGGCGGCCCGTGCGGCCACCTGTGGCGCATGGGTCACCGACAAGACCTGGACGCGCTCAGACAGCCGCTTCAGCCGCTGGCCAATGGCATCGGCCACAGCCCCGCCGACACCGGTATCGATTTCATCAAACACAAGCGTTGGGGCAGAACCGCGATCGGCCAGCGCCACTTTCAGCGCCAGCAGAAACCGCGAAAGCTCACCACCGGAGGCCACTTTCATGATCGGGCCGGGCCGTGTGCCAGGATTGGTCTGCACATGAAACTCGACCAGGTCGATACCGTCTGCAGTCGCATTGTCGGCATCTGCCGTGACCTCAACCATGAAGCGGGCGCGCTCCAGCTTCAGCGCAGGCAGTTCATCCATGACCGCTTCGGCCAGCGAGGACGCGGCGTTCTGGCGTTTCTGCGACAGGGATTGCGCATTGGCGAAATAGACAGTCTTGGTTTCGGCGACGGCTTTTTCCAACGCGCCGAGCTTTTCCTCACCGGCATCGAGATCGGCGAGATCTGTGATCATCTTTTCGGCAAGGGCCGGAAGATCGGCCACAGCGACCGAATATTTGCGGCCAGCGGCCCGCAGCGCAAACAGCCGTTCCTCGACCCGCTCCAGCTCACGAGGATCAAACTCGGTACGGCGCAGCGCCGATTCGACCTCCATCTGCGCGCTCGACAAGGTGTCCAGCGCCGTACCCAGCAGGCTGACCGTGTCCTCCAGCAGGCCCGGGGCTTCGCCGCTCTTGCGCTCCAGGCGGCGCATCAGCGAGGCGATCATTGGCACGGGCGAAGCATTGCCATTCAGGAATTCACTGGCCTCGGCGATATCGCCAGCGATCCGCTCGGATTTCTGCATCCGGGATCGGCGCTCGGCCAGATCCTCTTCCTCGCCATCCTGGGGGCTCAGGCCTTCCAACTCCTCAACCGAGGCCCGCAGGTAGTCCGCCTCGCGGGCAGCAGCCTCGACCTTGGCCTTGTGGATCTTGAAGGCGCGCTCGGCCTCACGCCAGCGGCGATAGCTTTCGCCCAGCGCCTGCGCTTCTTCAGTCAGCCCGGCAAAGGCGTCCAGCAGCAGACGGTGGGCAGCGGTATCCACCAGCGCCCGATCATCATGCTGTCCATGGATTTCGACCAGATATTGCCCGGCCTGGCGCATCAGCTGTACGCTGATCGGCTGGTCGTTGACATAGGCGCGGGTGCGGCCATCGGCGGATTGCACCCGGCGGAAAATCAGGTCGCCGTCGTCATCGATGCCGTTTTCGCGCAGCATGATGCGGGCCGGATGGCTGACGGCGACATCGAACACCGCCGTCACCTGCCCCTTGTCTTCGCCGTGGCGTACAAGGGAGCCATCGCCGCGCCCACCAAGGGCCAGCGATAGACTGTCGAGCAGAATGGATTTCCCCGCCCCCGTTTCGCCGGTCAGCACAGACAGACCGGCCGAAAAGTCAAGGTCGAGCCGCTCGATCAAGACGATGTCGCGGATCGAAAGCTGGACGAGCATGAGTGTTCACATCTCTCCGAAGGCGACGGTAAACCGTCTGGAAAATCAGGATGAGCCCAAAATCTTTTTGCCAGCTCTGGAAATCCAGCTCTCCTGGGCTTCCCGCGGCTCAAGACCACCGGTTTTCAGCAGTTCGAAACTATCCTTGTACCATTTGCTGTCAGGATAGTTGTGACCCAGCACGGCAGCCGCCGTCTGTGCTTCCTGCACCACGCCCATGGCATAATAGGCTTCCACGAGACGCGCCAGCGCTTCCTCGATCTGGTTGGTCGTCGGATATTGCTCAACCACATTGCGGAACCGCTGGATCGAGGCCAGATATTCCTTGCGCTCCAGATAATAGCGGCCGATCTGCATTTCCTTGCCGGCCAGCTGGTCGCGGGCAAAGCGCATCTTTTCCTGGGCGTCGGACACATATTCGGAGGTCGGATAGTTCTTGACCACCTTATCCATGGCCTCAAGCGTCCTGGACGAGAATTTCTGGTCCTGGGTCACGTTGGGGATCTGGCGCCAGTTGGACAGGCCGATCAGATATTGCACATAGGCCGAATCCTTGGTCGACGGATAAAGCGTCATGTAGCGCGTGCCGGTCGAGATGGCCTCGGTATATTTGGCCTGGCGGTATTTGACGAAAGTGCTCATCACAAGCGCCTTCTGCGACCAGTCAGAGAACGGGTTCTGCTTGTCGACAGCGTCGAACTTGCGAGACGCTTCAGCAAGATTGCCAGCCTTGATGTTGGCCAGGCCTTGATTATAGAGCGTCTCCGGCGGATCGGTCTCGGCGCCGAGCTTGGTAATGTCAATATCCTTGTCGGTATTGCAGGCGCTGAGCAGCGGCGCAACGCCGGCGATAGACAGGCAAACGGCAAGCATCCGCGCTGATTTGTTGATCATGGAAGACTTCACTTCACTCATACGACAGATCCCGATTGCAGCGCTGCTTCTAAAAGCCATCGCTTCCGCTTGGCGTTTTAGCCATAAAGATAACGATAGGGCAACGCAATGGTGATGTTTTAACGCATTTTTATGGCGTGACGCCACAATCTGCTGTTTTATTTTGGACAATAGAGCATCAAGCAGAAAACCGGAATCAGCACGATGCGATAGCTTTTTGCTTTCATATCGGATTTATCCGAGAACCGGCTCTTAACTGTCGCTCCTATATTATAGCATTCAATGAAATGCCTGAAACCAACCACACGAAAACGGCGCCTTCCGGCGCCGCTTTAATTCAACTGATTCTATCGCCACTTCGCCAAACACAGATCTCCGCGAAATGATGCGGCGAATCTTCAGGCCGTCCAAGGTGCGAAACCCGGTGCATTGACTGCCACGAATTCCCGCACTCTTGCCTTGCCGCTCCGTGCGCCGGGTGCTTCCACCACTTCATAGGCTGAAGCGTCCGACAGCAGCGCCTTCAGCGCCAGCGAGTTCATTTTGTGACCGCCGCGATAGGAGCGGTAGCAGCCGATGAACTGCGCGCCGGCCAGAGCCAGATCGCCAACAGCATCCAGCGTCTTGTGACGGGCGAATTCGTCGGGATAACGAAGACCCTCGATATTGACGACCTTGTCGTCATCGGAAATCACCACGGAATTTTCGAGCGACGAACCAAGCGCCAGGCCTGCGGCCCACAGGCGCTCTACATCACGCATGAAACCAAAGGTCCGGGCGCGTGACAATTCCTGCTTGAAGCTCTGCGGTGTCAGGTCACCCTGCCAGGACTGGCGGCCAATCAGCGGGCAATCGAAATCGATTTCCACTTCAAAGCGCGTCCCCTCATAGGGGCGAAACTCCGCCCAAGACGCGCCATTATCGACCCGAACCGGCTTCATCACCCTGATATAGCGGCGCTTGACACCGAGGCTGACAATGCCAGCCTGCTCGATAGCGTCGATATAGACGGCGGAGCTGCCATCCATGACCGGGGTTTCCGGTCCATCGACCTCAACTACCAGATTGTCGAGACCGAGCGAATAAATGGCCGCCATCACATGCTCGACGGTGGCGACCCAATGGGTTGGCGAAGAGCCCAGAACGGTGCTGAGATCGGTATTGCCGACCTGAGAGGCGACAGCCTTCAACTCGGTAACGGAACCATTGGCATGCTGGCGGTGGAACACGATGCCAGTTCCGGCTTCGGCAGGCAGAAAGCTCATGGTAACAGGCTGACCGGAATGCACGCCGATCCCCTTCAGGGTGACCGGTTGAGCGATAGTCGTCTGGAAGCTCAACAAACCGATTGCCATTAACATTCACCTTTCAAGTCTTCAAATCCGATCCGAGGCCGTGAAGGCTGAACCGGCTAGTCATCTGCCCGTCCATGCCCTTGCGTAACCGCCGGGCCTCGTCGCTTCTGAAGCGCCACCCAACCGCTCATCGGTCTGCCTGGCACTCTTCGTTATCAGGGATATACGTTTGGAAACGCAACAATCCAAATCAATGTTTCTTTCCGATTGTTACGAAACCGAATCCTTGAAAAAACCTTGGAAAACTGTGGATTAACGGCACTGTCTCAACAAGAAATCAGCAACTGAAATAGGCAGCATACAAGCAGAAACCCGGATCTTTCGATCCGGGTTTCAAAACAGTGTCTCTGGCGAGAGACTCAGAGTCTGGCAGGTTCCAATTGAACCAGCCAGACTCCGGATTTTTTCACATCGTTTGTCTTTTCGGGAAACCCGGGTTCCACTTTTCCCTGACAAATCTTAGCTTGACCAAACTTTAGTTCGACTGGCGGCGCAAGAAGGCCGGGATTTCCAGCTGATCGTCATCATGGGCCGCGCGCTGCTGCGGCACCTGACGACCCTGATCGTCCAGACTGCCACGACGCGGTGCGTAGAGGCTTGCTTCCGGCGACAGCGGACGACGCTGCTGCGAGGCGGCAGCCGGTGCTGGTGCAGTCATGTCGGAAGCGACATTGTCTTCCTGACGGCCGAGCGAGTTGGTGATGCGGCGCAGCAGCCCCATCGGACCACGATCCTCGGACGCCTGCTGGGCGGCAGGCTGGTTGCGGTGGTCCAGCTCCGCCTGCACGACCGGCGAGAAATCCTCGACCTTCGGCATGCGGGACTGTTCGGGCTGGCGCATGACCGGCGCGGCAGGTTCCTGGCGCATGACAGGAGCAACCGGCTCCTGGCGGAAGGCTGGCTGTGGCGCAGCAGCAGGCTGCATGGCAGGCGTTGGCTGCGGCGCACGGGCTACCGGCTGTTCCGGAGCGGCAAACGAGGAGAACAGCTTGCTCTGCGGGCGGAAATCGTCAGCAGGCTGGGCAGCAGCAGGCTGCTGCACCTCAGGCTGGGCATGCATGGCGGCCTGACGGGCGACAGCGATTTCCAGTTCGCGTTCCATTTCAGCTTCAGCATTGCGGATCTGCTCGGCGACCGGATCAAGCGGGCGCGTTGCAAAGATCGACGGAGCTGCGGCAACCGGAGCTGGAGCTGGTGCCGGGGCAGCAGCAACAGGTGCTGGCTGAGGCGCCGGAGCGGCAGGAGCAGGTGTGAAGGCAGCGGAAGGACGAATCGCTGACTTGGCAGAGATCGTGCGCATTTCAGCGCCGCGGGCTTCCAGCGCATTGGCGGCGCGGTCGATGCCGGTGGCAACAACCGATACGCGGATCAGGCCTTCCAGCGCTTCGTCGAAGGTGGCGCCGAGGATGATGTTAGCGTCGGCATCCACTTCTTCGCGGATACGGGTTGCGGCTTCGTCGACTTCGAACAGCGTAAGGTCGCGACCACCGGTGATGGAGATCAACAGGCCCTGGGCGCCCTTCATCGAGGTTTCGTCGAGCAGCGGGTTGGCAATGGCAGCTTCGGCAGCCTGAAGCGCACGGCCTGGGCCGGAAGCCTCGCCGGTGCCCATCATGGCGCGACCCATCTCACGCATCACCGAGCGAACGTCGGCGAAGTCGAGATTGATCAGGCCTTCCTTGACCATCAGGTCGGTGATGCAGGCAACGCCGGAATAGAGAACCTGGTCGGCCATCGCGAAAGCGTCAGCAAAGGTCGTCCGGTCGTTGGCAATGCGGAACAGGTTCTGGTTCGGGATGACGATCAACGTATCGACCGACTTCTGCAGCGCATCGATACCGGCTTCGGCCAGACGCATGCGGCGCGCGCCTTCGAAATGGAAGGGCTTGGTGACGACGCCAACCGTCAGGATGCCTTTGTTACGGGCAGCCTGGGCAACGACCGGAGCCGCACCGGTGCCGGTGCCGCCGCCCATGCCGGCGGTGACGAAGCACATATGTGTGCCGTTCAGGTGATCGATGATCTCATCGATGCATTCTTCGGCAGCTGCGCGGCCGACTTCCGGCTGCGAACCGGCGCCGAGGCCTTCGGTAACATTGGCGCCGAGCTGGATGATCCGCTCTGCCTTGGTCATGGTCAGGGCCTGGGCGTCGGTGTTGGCAACAACGAAATCCACCCCCTGAAGACCAGCGGTGATCATGTTATTGACGGCATTGCCGCCGCCGCCGCCGACGCCGAACACGGTAATGCGCGGCTTGAGTTCGGTAATATCCGGCTTGTTCAGATTGATGGTCATGTTACCCGTTCCTTCTTTCCCTGGCCGCATCGCCACGCTAGCCATGTCTTGTCTCTTGATCGCGCGCCCCGAATCGATTTTTCACCCGCAAGGCGCAGGTCCTCAAAAACTCTCTTTCAACCATTGTCCCACGCGCATCATGCGGCTGTTGCCGGAGCCAGAGGAGAACAAGCCTCCCTGCCCCACGGCGATCTCCTGATCGGCCACCTGCGGATAGATCATCAGACCTACCGCAGTGGAGAAAGCCGGTCCCTTGGCCGCCACAGGCAGGCCAGAGACCCCCATCGGGCGACCAATCCGAACATTGCGGGCGAGCATCCGCCGCGCAACTTCCGGAAGACCGGTCAACTGGCTTGCGCCACCGGTCAGAACCAAACGCTTGCCGACCACGGGGCTAAAGCCCGATGCGTGGATTCGGTCGCGAATCATCTCCAGAGTCTCTTCAATACGCGCTTGAATGATTCGCGTCAGCAAAGAACGTGGAACCTGGATCGGTAAATCGCGATCGTCTTCGCCGATTGGCGGAATTGCAACAACATCGCGCTCCTCAGAGCCATTGGCAAAGGCCGAACCATGCACGACCTTCAACCGCTCCGCATCCTCGATGCGGGTCGAAAGACCACGCGCCAGATCCGTGGTGACATGATGGCCGCCAATGGCGATGGCATCCGTATGGATCAGCTTACCCTCGGCAAATACCGAGATCGTTGTGGTGCCGCCACCCATGTCAATGGCGGCGCAGCCCAGTTCGACTTCGTCGTCCACCAGAGCGGCAAGGCCGCTGGCGTAAGGCGTCGCCACCAGGCCCTCGACCGTCAGATGGGCGCGGTTGATGCAAAGCTCGAGATTTTTCAGCGCCGGCCGTTCCGCCGTCACCACATGCATGTCGACACCCAGCGTATCGCCGAACATGCCAAGCGGATCGCGGATGCCACGCTCGCCATCCAGCGAAAAGCCGGTCGCCAGCGAATGCAGCAGCACGCGGTCACGACGTTGCGACTGGTGGCTTGCAGCCGACAGAACCCGCTTGAGATCGGCGCTTTCCACTTCCTGGCCGCCAAGATCGATGGTGGCGGTATAAACGTCCGAACCGATCCGGCCAGCCGAAACATTGACGATCAGGCTGTCGACAGTCAGGCCCGCCATGCGCTCGGCGGCATCGACTGCAAGCCGCACGACGCTTTCTACCGATTCAATATCGGAGATCACGCCGGACTTCATGCCACGTGAACGCTGGTGGCCGATGCCGATCACTTCGACATGATGGGTCCGGCCTGGCAGGACATCGCTTTCCTTGCGCGGCGTCAGCCGACCGATCATGCAGACCACTTTGGTAGAGCCGATATCGAGAACCGAAACGACATGGCTGCGCTTGTGCGAGAGAGGTTTCATACGGGGCAATCCGAAAGAGGAACCGAAGACGCTCATGTCTCTTTCTCCGCCTTGGCGAGGGCCTTGGCGCGAGCCGTCACCGCAGCCTGACGGCGCACCAGCGCTTCGGGCGTCAATTGGACGGTCATGCGGTCTGAAAGGCGAAGATCAACGGCGGCAATGTCGCGGTCCAGCAATTGGTGATCCGCTTCCATCTTCGCCAGACGCGCCATCGCGCCATCGACATCGTCTTCCGGCAACCTCACCACGACGCCATTGTCGAGATAGAGATCCCAGCGACGGCTGGCGACGCGCACATAAGCTTTGACGCGACCGGTAATCTGAGGCCAGGTCGCAAACTCTCCGGCAATGTCCTGGGCTGCCACTTCGGCATCACGGCCAACGAACAGCGGCAGGGTGGCAAATTTATTGTCACGCAGCGGCGCGATGATGCTGCCGCTCTTTTCGATCAGCGACAGGTCGGTGCCATGCTGCCAGATACCATAGGCCTCACGTTCCTTGATATTCACCTCGATGGTGCGCGGATAGATCTTGCGAACCTCGACTTGCTCTACCCACGGCAGATCCGCCACCTTACGGCGTGCGTCGTCGGCGTCGATAGCCACCAGGGAGGTCGCACCATCCAGACCCAGCGATTGCAGCACATCGATTTCGGATGTGTGAACATTGCCCGACAGCTTGACGTCTTCAACCGCAAAACCCGCAGTCGAGGTCATCGCTTCGGCAAAGTCCGGCCAGTGACCACCCTTGACGATACCGTAACCACCGACAGCAAGAATATAGGCTGCGAAGGAAACCTTGCCGAGATGCTCCGGCACAGCCACCCTGCCCGAGCAGAGAGCGACGACGAACCGCATCAGCCGACGAACCGGGCGCGGCAGGGCCATCAAACCGTCATCCGCCAGACTGGGCGCGCGATAAGGTGCAGCCTTGCTGCCCTTTGCCGATTTTTTGGCGCTTACCGTGAACACGACGCGTCCTCCACCATCCAGCTGACGAATTCACCAAAGGAAATGCCCGCATGCGCGGCCATTTCAGGCACAAGCGAGGTCGGCGTCATGCCCGGCTGGGTATTCACTTCCAGCCAGATCAAGTCGCCATCTTCGGAAAATCGGTCGTCGTAACGGAAGTCGGACCGACTGACGCCACGGCACCCGATCGCGTTATGGGCCCCGACAGACAAGTCTTGTATTTTTTGGTAAATTTTCGGTGAAAGTTGCGCAGGAATGACATGGGTCGAGCCGCCCGCAGCGTATTTGGAGTCGTAATCGTAGAATGTATTGGCCTTGGCGATCACCTCGGTCACAGCCAGCGGCTTACCATCCATGACACCGCAGGTCAGCTCACGGCCAGCCACATAGGATTCAACCATTACGGTATCGCCGTAGCGCCACTCCGAGGAGCCAAGGATCTGCGGTGGATGCGACTGATCCTCCTTGACGATCACCACGCCGAAACTGGAACCTTCCCGCACTGGCTTGACGACATAAGGCGGCTCGATCGGATGGATATTGCCGATCTCAAAGCGCGACATCTGCCGGGCAAAAGCCACGGGAATACCCGCCGCCGCCGCTACGATCTTCGCCTGCGCCTTATCCATTGCCAGCGCCGAGGCCAGCACACCGGAATGCGTATAGGGAATGGAGAGATATTCGAGGATGCCCTGAATGGTGCCATCTTCACCGAAAGGACCATGCAAAGCATTGAAGACCACATCAGGCTTCAATTCCTGAAGCACGCTGGCGATATCGCGGGTGACATCGACCCGCGTCACGCGGTAGCCCTGCTCCTCAAGCGCCGATGCGCAAGGGGTGCCAGAGGCCAGACTGACTGGCCGCTCCGACGAAAATCCTCCCAGCAATACGGCAACATGCTTCTTAGCCATTCACGCACCCAAACAAAACAATCGCGGTTTTCCGCCTTACCTTTGCGCCCGACTTGCGGCGCGAATCGCGCCGGTTCATGCACCTGACATGATAAAACGCCATTAAGGTTAACGAACCGTTTACAGGTGTTAACGGCCAAAAATTACTTTTATTTTTCTGGGAGTTATCGAGGGGCGCCCGATGGGTTCGGCCCCAGAACGGAAGGCGCAGGCCCTCAGTGAAGCAGGCCATGCCGATGGGTGAGAACAGAGACAGCACACTGGGTACCGGCAGCGACATGATGGCCGGAATAACAAAAAGCCGTGCCGAGGGAACAATGAGAACCCTATACAGCACGGCTTCAAATTCATCGATCACGTCAACCCGAAGAGGGTCAACGCTTCATCAAGGCTTGGAAACAGACGAGCAGCCCGATATCGAAACGCAACTTAATACGTTCGATGCGAAGCCGCACATCCGTATCAGGGTTCCACAACGCCTGGAACTCGCCGTCCATCGGGAAGCCGGCAGCTACAAGGCGCGCCAGGCGGCAGTGGCCTGCGAACCGGGCAAACCAGCGGCGGCATACCGCGCCGTGGCGGCGGTGCGACACAGGATGGCGGCGGCGGCATTGCCCCCGGCCCCGGGGGCACAGGACCTGGACCTGGTGGCGGTGGCGGCATTTGTGCAATGGCTTGCCCCGCCATTAGCACGATAGAACAGACGAAAAGAAACCGTTTCATAAATCCACTCCGGAAGCCGCACCGAATAAATCCTGTCATTGATGACGGGAAAATATCGGAGCGATTAAGTCAACAAATCCCACAGTTTGCACTTGTCGACATCGCGATTATATAAATATTTTATAAACAACAACAATGATAAAAGTCAATCTAAACTTCGTTCGTCTAAAGGCACACAGAGATGAGCCGATCGGTCATCCTGATGGTTTCCGACGATTTTCAAGCGATGTTCCCCGCATGACGATTGACCAGGAAAACACCGCTTATAGCGCCCAAATAAGCAGGACCAGTTGAAATTGCCTATGCAAATGCGTAAAGCCAACCGCTAACGACAAGTGCCGCATACTCTTTCAACATACGGCACGATTGCGAAAAACCACCATTGAACTCAAATTGGACCCCATCACCATGACTGATGCGATACGCACCGTATCGCCGTCCGCCGAGCCGCTGGCACCTGTTGCATTGAATTCTCCTGCACGAGTCCTGACGGCAAGCCTGGTCGGCACCACAATCGAATTCTTTGATTTCTACGTCTACGCCACTGCCGCCGTCCTGGTTTTCCCGGCGCTGTTCTTCCCCAACAGCGATCCGATGACGGCTCTGCTGGCGTCTTTTGCCACATTTTCCATCGCATTTTTCGCCCGTCCGCTGGGTGCTGTGGTGTTCGGCCATTTCGGTGATCGTATCGGCCGCAAGACGACGCTGGTGGCGGCTCTGCTGACCATGGGCATTTCCACCGTGGTGATCGGCCTTCTGCCAACCTATGCACAGATCGGCGTATTTGCGCCGTTGCTGCTGGCACTTTGCCGGTTTGGGCAAGGTTTTGGCCTTGGTGGCGAATGGGGTGGAGCCGTGTTGCTGGCCACCGAAAACGCCCCGGAAGGCAAGCGCAACTGGTATGCAATGTTCCCGCAGCTTGGCGCACCGATTGGCTTGTTCCTGTCTTCGGGCATTTTCTGGCTGCTGCTGCATGTGATTTCCAAGGACGACCTGCTGGCCTGGGGCTGGCGCGTTCCGTTCCTGGCTTCCACCCTGCTGATCGTCATCGGTCTTTGGGTGCGTTTCTCGATTTCCGAAACGCCCGCCTTCCAAAAGGCCATGGACGCCCATGAGCGGGTGGCTGTGCCGGTTGCCGAAATCTTTGGCAAATACAAGCGCAGCCTGTTCCTCGGCACCTTCGTGGCGCTGGTCACCTTCGTGCTGTTCTACATCGGCACGGCATGGCTGCTGTCCTACAATATCAAGGTCTTGCAGATCCCCTTCCTCGACGCTCTGGAAATCCAGATCATGAGCTCGGTGGTGTTCGGCATCTTCATTCCGCTGACGGCCAAGGTCGGTGACAAGATCGGCCGACGCAAGGCACTGATCGGCATCACCGTGATGATCGCCGGTTTCTCCTTCCTGCTGCCGGTTCTGCTGACCTCAGGTGAGACAGGCGTGGCAATCTTCGCCGCAGGCTCCATGGCCTTGATGGGCATGACCTATGCGTTGATCGGGGCAGCCCTTTCGGCACCCTTCCCCACCAATGTCCGCTATACCGGCGCCTCGCTGACCTTCAATTTCGCAGGCATCGTTGGCGCGTCGCTGGCGCCCTATGCGGCCACCTGGCTCCAGACCAATTACGGCATGGCCTATGTCGGCTACTATCTCGGCCTTGCTGCGGTGATCACGCTGGTCTGCATTCTCGCCTCTCGGAAGGGTGAAGTTTAAGCGTCTTAAAGCCCGGCACGCCGGGCTTCTTCTGGCGATATTGAATCAGATTCTGAACAACAAAAAACGCCGCCAAGTGATTCACCTGGCGGCGTTTTTTATGAATTCGCTGTTGAGTTTATTCGCTCGTCACGCCCATGAAGGGCCGCACTTCGCTGCCGGGCATGAACAGGCCGAGGCGCTTGATTTCCCATTGCAGCTTGATGCCGGACTGTTCGAATACCTGACCACGAATGGTCTCGCCCAGATATTCGAGATCGTAGGCCGTGGCATGGCCGACATTGATCATGAAATTGCAATGCAGCGACGACATTTGTGCGCCACCGATCATCAGACCGCGTCCGCCGACTTCATCGATCAATTCCCAGGCGGAATGGCCTTCCGGATTTTTGAAGGTCGAGCCACCAGTCTTTTCCTTGACCGGCTGCACGGTTTCGCGGTGCTGGCGCACGGCGTCCATTTCAGCCCGGATCGCGGATTTCTCCTGGGGGAAGCCCTCAAACAGACCGCTGATGAAGATCAAACTTTCCGGTGCCGAGGAGTGACGGTAACCATAGCCCATGTCAGCCTTGGACAGCACATGCAGATTGCCCTGGCGATCCACGGCCTCGACCTCAACCACCCGCTCTGCCGTCTCGCCGCCATTGGCGCCAGCATTCATCCTGAGCGCACCGCCGATCGAGCCGGGAATGCCATAGTAGAACGCGAACCCGCCGATATTGTTGTCCATCGCCATGGCGGCGATATGCTTGTCCGGGCAGATGGCACCGGCGCGGATGCGGTTTTCGCCTTCCAGCTCAAGGCCGCCAAACCCCTTGGCCGACAGGCGGATCACCACGCCGGGAATACCGCCATCGCGCACCAAAAGGTTGGAGCCGACACCGACAACGGTGAGCGGCACATCATCGGGCAGCAGTTTCAGGAAGGTGACCAGATCGTCCCTGTCGTGCGGCTGGAACATCAGTTCCGCCAAACCGCCCGCCTGGAACCACGTCACCCGGTCCATCGGCGCGTCCGGTGTCAACCGTCCCCGCAGCGCATCCACACCCGGCCCCAAGCGGGCCAGCAGCTTTTCCCCATCCACCTGTTTCATTCCGATTTTCCCGAAAGCGCTTGCAATTCTGAAGGCAGCGCCGCTGCCCATTGTGTAATATTTCCAGCCCCCAACAGGACCACAAAGTCACCCGGCTGTGCAATGGCCGAAATGATCCCTGCCAGCTGATCCGGTGAGGCCAAATAGCGCACATCGCGATGGCCGCCCGATCGGATGCGCGATACCAGCGCTTCAGAATCGATGCCCTCGATGGGATCTTCTCCCGCAGCATAAACTGGCGACAACAGAATACTATCGGCATCGTTGAAGCAATTGGCGAAATCCTCGAATAGACTCGACAAACGCGAGAAGCGATGCGGCTGATGCACGGCGATGATCCGGCCCTTGCAGCTCTCGCGGGCCGCCTTCAGCACGGCCTTGATTTCCACCGGATGGTGGCCGTAATCGTCAAACACCTGCACGCCGTTCCATGTGCCGGTCAAGGTGAAGCGCCGCTTGACGCCGCCGAACGTGGACAGGCCCTTGCGGATTGCTTCCTCGGAAATATCCAGCCGGTTGGCGACGGCAATGGCCGCGCAAGCATTGGAAATATTGTGGCGGCCCGGCATCGGCAGGGTCAGGTCTTTGAAGTTGAAAACACGGCCCGTGCGGCGACGGCGGATTTCCACATCGAAAATCGACTTGGTGCCTTCGTTGCGCACATTGAAAAACCGCACATCGGCCTGCGGGTTTTCACCATAGGTGACGACCTT
It encodes the following:
- the ftsA gene encoding cell division protein FtsA, giving the protein MSVFGSSFGLPRMKPLSHKRSHVVSVLDIGSTKVVCMIGRLTPRKESDVLPGRTHHVEVIGIGHQRSRGMKSGVISDIESVESVVRLAVDAAERMAGLTVDSLIVNVSAGRIGSDVYTATIDLGGQEVESADLKRVLSAASHQSQRRDRVLLHSLATGFSLDGERGIRDPLGMFGDTLGVDMHVVTAERPALKNLELCINRAHLTVEGLVATPYASGLAALVDDEVELGCAAIDMGGGTTTISVFAEGKLIHTDAIAIGGHHVTTDLARGLSTRIEDAERLKVVHGSAFANGSEERDVVAIPPIGEDDRDLPIQVPRSLLTRIIQARIEETLEMIRDRIHASGFSPVVGKRLVLTGGASQLTGLPEVARRMLARNVRIGRPMGVSGLPVAAKGPAFSTAVGLMIYPQVADQEIAVGQGGLFSSGSGNSRMMRVGQWLKESF
- a CDS encoding cell division protein FtsQ/DivIB; this encodes MFTVSAKKSAKGSKAAPYRAPSLADDGLMALPRPVRRLMRFVVALCSGRVAVPEHLGKVSFAAYILAVGGYGIVKGGHWPDFAEAMTSTAGFAVEDVKLSGNVHTSEIDVLQSLGLDGATSLVAIDADDARRKVADLPWVEQVEVRKIYPRTIEVNIKEREAYGIWQHGTDLSLIEKSGSIIAPLRDNKFATLPLFVGRDAEVAAQDIAGEFATWPQITGRVKAYVRVASRRWDLYLDNGVVVRLPEDDVDGAMARLAKMEADHQLLDRDIAAVDLRLSDRMTVQLTPEALVRRQAAVTARAKALAKAEKET
- a CDS encoding D-alanine--D-alanine ligase — its product is MAKKHVAVLLGGFSSERPVSLASGTPCASALEEQGYRVTRVDVTRDIASVLQELKPDVVFNALHGPFGEDGTIQGILEYLSIPYTHSGVLASALAMDKAQAKIVAAAAGIPVAFARQMSRFEIGNIHPIEPPYVVKPVREGSSFGVVIVKEDQSHPPQILGSSEWRYGDTVMVESYVAGRELTCGVMDGKPLAVTEVIAKANTFYDYDSKYAAGGSTHVIPAQLSPKIYQKIQDLSVGAHNAIGCRGVSRSDFRYDDRFSEDGDLIWLEVNTQPGMTPTSLVPEMAAHAGISFGEFVSWMVEDASCSR
- a CDS encoding MFS transporter yields the protein MTDAIRTVSPSAEPLAPVALNSPARVLTASLVGTTIEFFDFYVYATAAVLVFPALFFPNSDPMTALLASFATFSIAFFARPLGAVVFGHFGDRIGRKTTLVAALLTMGISTVVIGLLPTYAQIGVFAPLLLALCRFGQGFGLGGEWGGAVLLATENAPEGKRNWYAMFPQLGAPIGLFLSSGIFWLLLHVISKDDLLAWGWRVPFLASTLLIVIGLWVRFSISETPAFQKAMDAHERVAVPVAEIFGKYKRSLFLGTFVALVTFVLFYIGTAWLLSYNIKVLQIPFLDALEIQIMSSVVFGIFIPLTAKVGDKIGRRKALIGITVMIAGFSFLLPVLLTSGETGVAIFAAGSMALMGMTYALIGAALSAPFPTNVRYTGASLTFNFAGIVGASLAPYAATWLQTNYGMAYVGYYLGLAAVITLVCILASRKGEV
- the murB gene encoding UDP-N-acetylmuramate dehydrogenase, producing the protein MKQVDGEKLLARLGPGVDALRGRLTPDAPMDRVTWFQAGGLAELMFQPHDRDDLVTFLKLLPDDVPLTVVGVGSNLLVRDGGIPGVVIRLSAKGFGGLELEGENRIRAGAICPDKHIAAMAMDNNIGGFAFYYGIPGSIGGALRMNAGANGGETAERVVEVEAVDRQGNLHVLSKADMGYGYRHSSAPESLIFISGLFEGFPQEKSAIRAEMDAVRQHRETVQPVKEKTGGSTFKNPEGHSAWELIDEVGGRGLMIGGAQMSSLHCNFMINVGHATAYDLEYLGETIRGQVFEQSGIKLQWEIKRLGLFMPGSEVRPFMGVTSE